A stretch of Fusarium poae strain DAOMC 252244 chromosome 2, whole genome shotgun sequence DNA encodes these proteins:
- a CDS encoding hypothetical protein (MEROPS:MER0033274~TransMembrane:11 (o220-242i298-316o331-350i362-383o395-416i437-458o470-492i512-532o552-577i589-611o617-637i)~CAZy:CE10) yields the protein MSLPTSSPFNPDGSQRNRRHSIFADFIPDDLAFPPPFIDPAPNVEEILNRDIDDCSSGDEHRDEEAVEDPRYVDETDLQLAFHPNGIAYGSGFSTVPPTSIDIPPPNPHDFEQSYRAEVSLLRDNDVLPSKHPRTGWRATFWGRVYRRLFSTRVHDHDKPLFASEDSGETTPLLRERIVRFDGIPPTPGPDEVHKRWEEALASQKLETTWQRETKTLIQYAAPLIVTFLLHYSVTVASVLTVGRLGMEELAAVNLATMTASITYYVPVQGLATCLDTLCAQAYGSGHKHLVGLQAQRMTWLLWLLMLPIAVLWWFSEPILAAAVGPGRTTALAATYMRILIIGMPGVSAFESAKRFVQSQGLFHATTYTLLVGAPLSFLQNWLFVFKLGWGFNGAAIAMAVTHNLLPLLLILYVRLFEGSECWKGFSRKAFSNWGPMIKLALPGMIMIEAQFSVLEILTIAAGRFGTAQLAAQGVLVTITSTSFNIPFPLAIATSTRVANLIGANLSNAARVTAKVAIFAGLFVGLFNLTIFTTLRRQLPNIFTDDEQVLDIASNVILVCAVMQIFDALAAVSHGLLRGIGRQAIGGYANLFSYCIVALPIALGTSFGLGWNLAGLWVGLTAGLAVVSSLEAIYLYFTDWEAAVAQAEARMRTETHRRRSSLSASARSHSDDGQEFHVDERTGRSWPTKMLHTLIKPIKPKLVETGQVSSDDPTRCKPSRGARRRCDVEERRVEGLWTYELKPKSDESEQGYARRILYFAGGGWQAPPTGQHWTFCAEMVQRLPDTRLTIISYPLAPKNPVQDSFPAIVKTYNALLRESSELGERVIVAGDSSGGNIALCSVLWTMRDQDVQVIRPPTAILAITPTADLSHKNADIKKVDKFDPILSEEAINDTAGKWAPGGSNKSHDSDSSISKGFSGESLDWSFDDPRVSPIHADLSMCIKNNIKIHGITASHDVLGPEAVEFREKCRNEGVDGEWLSWKQQMHCFPLAYKYGLKESKEGLEWIIDVLKRC from the exons ATGTCTCTCCCTACGAGTTCACCGTTTAATCCTGACGGCTCCCAAAGAAATCGCCGTCACTCTATCTTTGCAGACTTTATCCCCGACGATTTAGCATTTCCACCTCCATTCATTGATCCAGCTCCGAATGTGGAGGAGATACTGAACAGAGACATTGACGATTGCTCCTCTGGTGACGAACATCGCGATGAAGAAGCTGTAGAGGACCCACGATATGTCGACGAGACAGATCTACAGCTTGCATTCCATCCTAATGGCATAGCATACGGCTCAGGCTTCTCGACGGTTCCGCCCACTAGCATCGACATCCCCCCGCCCAACCCACACGACTTTGAACAATCTTACCGTGCAGAGGTTTCCCTTCTTCGCGATAATGACGTTCTGCCCTCAAAACACCCACGGACAGGATGGCGCGCGACATTTTGGGGACGCGTCTACCGTCGTCTTTTTAGCACACGCGTCCACGACCACGATAAACCGCTCTTCGCGTCTGAGGACTCAGGCGAGACAACACCGCTTCTACGCGAAAGAATTGTGCGCTTTGATGGTATACCACCAACGCCAGGACCAGACGAGGTTCACAAGCGATGGGAGGAGGCGCTTGCTTCACAGAAGCTCGAAACAACATGGCAGCGAGAGACCAAGACCTTGATCCAATATGCTGCACCTCTGATTGTCACTTTCTTGCTCCATTACTCTGTCACTGTCGCGAGTGTGCTGACAGTCGGTCGTTTGGGAATGGAGGAACTAGCTGCCGTCAATT TGGCTACCATGACAGCCAGTATCACGTACTATGTTCCCGTCCAAGGTTTAGCGACATGCCTGGATACCCTCTGTGCCCAAGCATACGGCTCTGGCCACAAACACCTCGTCGGCCTGCAGGCTCAGCGCATGACATGGCTGCTCTGGCTTCTCATGCTCCCCATTGCTGTTCTGTGGTGGTTCTCTGAGCCCATTCTCGCCGCAGCTGTCGGGCCAGGACGTACAACGGCACTGGCGGCCACGTACATGCGCATTCTCATTATTGGCATGCCCGGTGTGTCAGCATTCGAGAGCGCCAAGCGTTTTGTCCAGTCGCAAGGCCTGTTTCACGCGACTACTTACACTCTGCTTGTCGGAGCTCCTCTGAGCTTTCTGCAGAACTGGCTGTTCGTGTTCAAACTTGGGTGGGGATTTAACGGTGCAGCTATCGCTATGGCCGTCACGCACAACCTtttgcctcttcttcttatcctctACGTGCGTCTGTTTGAGGGATCAGAATGTTGGAAGGGCTTTAGTCGCAAGGCGTTCAGTAACTGGG GACCAATGATCAAATTGGCTCTTCCGGGCATGATTATGATTGAAGCTCAATTCTCTGTTTTGGAGATCCTCACTATTGCTGCTGGGAGATTTGGAACGGCGCAACTTGCTGCACAGGGTGTTCTCGTGACAATTACGTCGACGTCGTTCAACATTCCGTTCCCTTTGGCGATTGCGACATCGACTCGCGTGGCTAATCTCATCGGCGCCAACTTGAGCAACGCTGCACGAGTTACTGCGAAAGTG GCCATCTTTGCCGGACTCTTTGTCGGCTTGTTCAACTTGACCATTTTTACTACTCTGCGAAGACAACTACCAAATATCTTTACAGATGATGAGCAGGTCCTTGATATCGCGTCGAACGTCATTCTGGTATGTGCTGTTATGCAAATATTTGACGCTCTGGCAGCTGTCTCGCATGGTCTTTTGAGAGGCATCGGTAGACAGGCAATTGGAGGCTACGCCAATCTGTTCTCTTATTGCATCGTGGCCTTGCCTATTGCACTTGGTACCAGCTTTGGACTGGGGTGGAATTTGGCTGGTCTTTGGGTTGGTTTGACAGCCGGTCTTGCTGT TGTGTCAAGCCTCGAGGCTATTTATCTGTACTTTACGGATTGGGAGGCTGCTGTGGCGCAAGCCGAAGCGAGAATGAGAACGGAAACCCATCGTAGACGATCTTCACTTTCGGCTTCAGCGCGATCGCA TTCCGACGATGGTCAGGAATTCCACGTTGATGAGCGGACTGGGAGGTCGTGGCCTACCAAGATGCTTCATACTTTGATCAAGCCTATCAAACCAAAGCTTGTTGAAACTGGTCAGGTTTCTTCTGATGATCCAACACGCTGCAAGCCGTCTAGAGGAGCCCGCAGACGATGCGATGTCGAGGAGCGTCGCGTGGAAGGATTGTGGACCTACGAGTTGAAGCCGAAATCAGATGAATCAGAACAAGGATATGCCAGGAGGATACTGTACTTTGCGGGAGGAGGATGGCAAGCACCGCCGACTGGTCAGCATTGGACTTTCTGCGCAGAGATGGTTCAACGGCTACCAGATACCAGGCTCACGATAATAAGCTATCCCCTTGCACCCAAGAACCCGGTTCAAGACTCATTCCCGGCAATAGTCAAGACATACAACGCGTTGCTTCGAGAGTCTTCAGAGCTTGGTGAGCGTGTTATTGTTGCCGGGGACAGTTCTGGCGGCAACATTGCTTTGTGCAGTGTTCTCTGGACCATGAGAGATCAAGATGTCCAAGTCATTCGACCACCTACGGCCATCCTAGCCATCACCCCAACAGCAGACTTGAGCCACAAGAATGCCGACATCAAAAAGGTGGACAAGTTCGACCCCATATTGAGCGAGGAAGCCATCAACGACACAGCCGGCAAATGGGCGCCCGGTGGTTCGAATAAATCTCACGACTCGGACAGCTCCATCTCAAAGGGCTTCTCTGGCGAGAGCCTGGACTGGAGCTTCGATGACCCACGGGTATCACCCATCCACGCAGATCTGAGCATGTGTATCAAGAACAATATAAAGATACACGGAATCACTGCTTCACATGATGTTCTTGGCCCCGAGGCTGTTGAATTCAGAGAAAAGTGTAGGAACGAAGGTGTCGATGGGGAGTGGCTATCTTGGAAACAGCAGATGCACTGTTTCCCATTGGCGTACAAGTATGGATTGAAGGAGAGCAAGGAGGGTCTGGAGTGGATTATTGATGTTCTGAAGAGATGTTGA
- a CDS encoding hypothetical protein (TransMembrane:12 (i32-54o89-111i118-141o147-172i184-203o215-236i274-293o313-331i397-417o423-444i465-483o489-508i)), whose amino-acid sequence MTGDETTPLLPSKGKGKKSNWLQKVSHVENRISLAGFLITLAFSFTQVPLFYVFHLMTCDSFYDSHPPYHGSGDRCSRDEIASITATQFSILGMSTTFCGTLNLFLAGWIAKRFGPRVALLMQIFIPAIRVVTQILGVLTGKREGMLIIQLTQLITIFGGPAGYILVINIIAGEVVEPLRRTAVFGRLQGAIMLGQGIGYLTGGMLGDINIKAPFETSFCCFILSGIYVWSVLPYISPDSMSNGGKPATGFLTPLKVLMPQKLRLKDGKTKKHLGVIFLCGGIFLGVLATDYAPLLIQMYATAAFSFTQGDNGWLMSEFAIMRSFFLIFLFPRIITLGRDWYANSRTTSSDEVDETTTQHIPTTPGEFDATVGEQADHEPYQAVSSKKDDEGSRFDLVFLRWSLVVDGLLTTVSGFATQRWHIYLAAFLLPFGSGSAPAAKGCITQMCPDSQRADALNAVTLVENIARLATQGLFGLIFAILAQAGKAYATFFCNAAIAIVAMGVLLLSNFPPLGSKLIEQNDGENERDSGDQENEPLLNEAE is encoded by the exons ATGACAGGTGACGAAACAACACCACTGCTTCCCAGCAAGGGCAAAGGGAAAAAGTCAAATTGGCTACAAAAGGTCTCCCATGTTGAGAATCGCATTTCACTTGCGGGATTTCTTATTACATTGGCTTTTAGTTTCACACAGGTTCC ACTGTTTTATGTCTTTCATTTGATGACATGCGATTCTTTTTATGATTCACATCCTCCATATCATGGTTCAGGTGATCGTTGTAGTCGCGATGAGATTGCTTCTATCACAGCCACCCAGTTCAGCATCCTCGGCATGAGCACAACGTTTTGCG GCACATTGAATCTTTTTCTCGCAGGCTGGATAGCCAAAAGGTTCGGTCCACGTGTTGCGCTTCTGATGCAAATATTTATCCCAGCTATCCGAGTCGTGACGCAAATTCTTGGTGTTTTGACAGGCAAACGAGAAGGCATGTTGATCATTCAGCTAACACAATTGATTACGATTTTTGGAGGACCAGCTGGTTACAT cCTGGTGATCAACATCATCGCTGGTGAAGTCGTCGAACCTTTAAGAAGAACAGCAGTCTTTGGACGTCTTCAGGGTGCAATCATGTTGGGACAAGGCATTGGTTACCTCA CTGGCGGTATGCTTGGTGACATTAACATAAAAGCACCTTTCGAAACATCCTTCTGCTGTTTTATCCTGTCAGGCATCTACGTTTGGAGCGTACTACCTTATATATCTCCAGACTCCATGTCCAATGGTGGAAAGCCTGCGACGGGATTCCTCACGCCTCTAAAAGTACTTATGCCCCAAAAGCTGCGCCTGAAAGACGGAAAGACAAAAAAGCACCTCGGTGTCATCTTCCTCTGCGGCGGTATCTTTCTTGGCGTACTCGCAACAGACTATGCCCCCCTTCTTATCCAGATGTACGCAACCgcagcctttagctttacaCAAGGAGACAATGGCTGGCTCATGTCCGAGTTTGCGATTATGAGAAGTTTCTTCTTGATTTTTTTGTTTCCTCGTATCATCACATTGGGACGCGATTGGTATGCCAACTCTCGGACAACCTCATCTGATGAAGTGGATGAAACGACCACACAACACATTCCAACCACTCCTGGAGAATTCGACGCGACCGTGGGTGAACAAGCGGATCATGAACCTTACCAGGCTGTAAGCTCCAAGAAAGATGACGAGGGATCTCGGTTCGATCTTGTCTTCCTGCGATGGAGTCTAGTCGTGGATGGGCTTCTTACTACAGTATCAGGTTTCGCAACACAGCGATGGCATATTTATCTCG CcgcctttcttcttcctttcgGCTCTGGTAGTGCACCTGCTGCCAAAGGTTGCATCACGCAAATGTGCCCAGACTCTCAACGTGCGGATGCTCTCAACGCCGTTACACTCGTAGAAAACATTGCCCGACTTGCGACACAGGGACTCTTTGGTCTGATATTTGCTATCTTGGCTCAAGCGGGCAAAGCCTATGCCACATTTTTCTGCAATGCG GCCATTGCAATTGTTGCTATGGGAGTACTCCTATTGTCGAACTTTCCACCTCTTGGGAGCAAATTAATTGAGCAGAACGATGGAGAGAATGAGAGAGATAGCGGAGACCAAGAGAACGAGCCCTTGTTAAACGAAGCAGAATAA
- a CDS encoding hypothetical protein (TransMembrane:10 (i18-35o71-94i161-179o199-216i293-317o329-349i356-376o396-421i433-456o462-482i)) — MERLPGFNVANHFEKRQLLIAINCVAALSIFFFGYDQGMMGGVNNSKHYIDLMGFGYVDEETGEPVVTDSLLQGGIVSVYYLGTLFGCLLGGWIGDKLGRIKTIAVGSVWAILGAALQCSAQNHDWMICSRAVNGIGTGILNAIVPVWATETAEHTSRGQFIAIEFTLNIFGVVVAYWLEFGLSYIDNNGSQFGWRFPIAFQIIPLLVLLGCVWFFPESPRWLVKVGRDDEAQYILQRLRGSSEFDRARAHAEYTDIKNIVQLENKESSKNSYFHMFFGIGSGELHTGRRVQLVIWLQIMQEWVGIAGVTVYAPTIFRIAGFDTKKSQWISGLNNIFYMFATLICVYTLDRIGRRWTLYWGAVGQGIAMFLAAAFSRLGQDARDAGDIDKANSYGAAAASFVFIFTFVFGATWLTVPWLYPAEIFPLQVRAKGNAFGVFGWSIGNGWLTLLCPVMFSKIGENTLHIFGAANLLAIPMVWALYPESNQRTLEEMDLLFAADTPWVWDAERKFKELKEQQPGLVTASAHNRDVMDVEPGVKSASGDEVNMST; from the exons ATGGAGCGTCTTCCTGGATTCAATGTGGCCAACCACTTTGAGAAGCGCCAGCTTCTCATTGCTATCAACTGTGTTGCTGCTCTGTCCATTTTCTTCTTTGG ATATGATCAAGGAATGATGGGTGGTGTCAACAATTCAAAACACTATATCGATTTAATGGGTTTTGGTTACGTTGATGAAGAAACTGGCGAACCTGTCGTCACCGACAGTCTGCTTCAAGGAGGTATCGTCTCTGTTTATTATCTGGGCACTCTCTTTGGTTGCCTCCTCGGTGGATGGATCGGAGACAAACTTGGAAGAATCAAGACCATTGCTGTTGGTTCTGTATGGGCAATTCTAGGCGCTGCTTTGCAATGCTCAGCGCAAAATCACGACTGGATGATTTGCTCACGTGCCGTCAATGGCATTGGCACGGGCATTCTAAACGCTATCGTACCCGTCTGGGCTACTGAAACAGCTGAGCACACCTCTCGTGGACAGTTCATCGCCATAGAATTCACTCTCAACATTTTTGGTGTGGTTGTGGCATACTGGCTCGAGTTTGGTCTTTCCTACATCGACAACAATGGCTCGCAGTTTGGTTGGCGATTCCCCATTGCATTCCAAATCATACCTCTCCTGGTACTCTTGGGATGCGTGTGGTTTTTTCCCGAGTCACCTCGTTGGCTCGTCAAGGTCGGACGTGATGACGAAGCTCAGTATATCCTTCAACGACTTCGTGGCTCGAGCGAGTTCGACCGTGCTCGCGCTCATGCTGAGTATACCGACATCAAGAATATTGTTCAGCTCGAGAACAAAGAATCTTCCAAGAATTCATACTTTCATATGTTCTTCGGTATTGGGTCCGGCGAACTTCACACTGGTCGACGTGTACAGCTTGTCATCTGG CTACAAATCATGCAAGAATGGGTAGGAATCGCCGGAGTTACGGTTTATGCACCAACAATCTTCCGCATCGCTGGTTTCGACACCAAAAAGAGTCAATGGATATCGGGCCTTAACAACATCTTCTACATGTTCGCCACGTTGATCTGTGTGTACACTCTAGATCGCATCGGTCGACGATGGACTCTTTACTGGGGTGCAGTAGGTCAAGGAATCGCCATGTTTCTAGCTGCTGCCTTTTCAAGACTCGGCCAGGACGCCAGAGACGCTGGAGACATTGACAAGGCGAACTCGTATGGCGCTGCTGCCGCTTCCTTCGTCTTTATCTTCACATTTGTCTTTGGTGCTACGTGGCTGACAGTACCGTGGCTATACCCAGCTGAGATCTTCCCACTCCAAGTCCGAGCAAAAGGAAACGCGTTTGGTGTCTTTGGATGGTCCATCGGCAACGGTTGGCTCACGCTTCTTTGCCCTGTCATGTTCTCCAAGATTGGCGAGAACACGCTTCACATCTTTGGTGCAGCCAACCTGCTAGCTATTCCCATGGTGTGGGCTTTGTACCCCGAGAGTAATCAGCGCACACTAGAGGAGATGGATTTGCTGTTTGCCGCCGACACGCCATGGGTCTGGGATGCCGAGAGAAAGTTCAAGGAGTTGAAGGAACAGCAGCCTGGGCTCGTGACCGCCTCAGCACACAATAGGGACGTTATGGATGTTGAGCCTGGTGTCAAATCAGCATCTGGGGATGAGGTGAACATGAGTACGTAA
- a CDS encoding hypothetical protein (SECRETED:SignalP(1-21)), producing MGRPWIILALLGLVQITVVYAQLVIEPTAQEVVDAALEALGGTGPISQLKGITFHAPKLDSRIADTSVMISGSQNISYRLDLDVLQQRIDRHATPSNSWSWGSPDLKPVDFSLVVHDGADGFACYVKGNNMIHMTENVTFGYTDAALTRNLAIEARMLSPHLLYHMRNSTSVSSNLPYIVRSTEAHPIYGDAKKDLYLSDYKKVEGIRFPQLVQTIYNSTRQRLSAVLEDFRIEQVTLNPDFPNGYFDGIPEDQSLGPKTPPATSSHMILEGLVTDYSSSMLGSGVVQEPLKIIRAENPVRGLPQVHWLVLNDSDELGFKIVIIEFDHEVILCDAPPGWGETIKHWVAENIKKRITFVAPSHHHRDHSGGVPEFTMAGARLIIPEIAADYWSSVPSASFNTFNQSHPYKHTDGKIVAWFNWVAQGPHASDWTYVVITELCPSADSPVVAFEADCWEAGLDAELSNQGQMRQWLDQISSDGLPRHTIVFPSHGRITPLEQLLEITAYPYPNFDVTNWRNGAAICS from the exons ATGGGAAGGCCCTGGATCATCCtggctcttttgggtcttgtCCAGATAACTGTCGTCTATGCACAGCTGGTCATCGAACCAACAGCCCAGGAAGTAGTGGATGCAGCCCTCGAGGCCCTCGGCGGTACCGGTCCGATCAGTCAACTCAAAGGAATTACTTTCCATGCACCAAAGTTAGACTCTCGAA TAGCCGATACATCGGTCATGATATCTGGGTCCCAGAACATCTCTTATAGGCTTGACCTTGATGTTTTGCAACAGAGAATCGACCGCCATGCGACCCCTTCAA ACTCGTGGTCTTGGGGTTCGCCTGATCTTAAACCAGTTGACTTTTCGCTTGTCGTACATGATGGGGCAGATGGTTTCGCATGTTATGTCAAAGGAAACAACATGATCCATATGACAGAGAATGTCACATTCGGTTACACAGATG CTGCTCTCACTCGAAATCTTGCCATCGAGGCTCGAATGCTGTCCCCTCATCTTTTATACCAC ATGAGAAACTCCACGTCTGTGTCT TCGAATTTGCCATACATTGTACGCTCGACAGAGGCCCACCCAATTTACGGAGACGCAAAAAAGGATTTGTACCTCTCTGATTACAAGAAGGTCGAGGGCATCAGATTCCCGCAACTTGTCCAAACTATCTACAACTCGACCCGGCAGCGTCTCAGTGCCGTTCTAGAAGACTTTCGCATCGAACAAGTCACTCTCAACCCGGACTTTCCCAATGGATACTTCGATGGAATTCCTGAAGATCAGAGCTTGGGGCCAAAAACTCCACCTGCTACCTCGTCCCATATGATCTTGGAAGGCCTTGTGACTGATTATAGTTCCAGTATGCTCGGATCGGGTGTCGTTCAAGAACCATTGAAGATCATTCGAGCTGAAAACCCAGTTCGCGGTCTACCTCAGGTACACTGGCTTGTTCTCAACGACAGCGATGAACTCGGGTTCAAGATAGTCATCATCGAGTTTGACCACGAAGTGATTCTTTGCGATGCTCCACCAGGATGGGGTGAAACAATCAAGCATTGGGTTGCAGAGAACATCAAGAAACGCATCACCTTTGTTGCA CCTTCACATCATCATCGCGACCACTCTGGTGGAGTTCCCGAATTCACCATGGCCGGTGCCAGGTTAATTATCCCCGAGATCGCTGCAGATTATTGGTCTAGTGTCCCTTCAGCTTCGTTTAATACATTCAA TCAAAGCCATCCTTATAAACATACCGACGGCAAAATCGTGGCTTGGTTCAACTGGGTAGCCCAAGGACCACATGCTTCTGATTGGACGTATGTCGTTATCACGGAGTTGTGTCCTTCTGCCGACTCGCCTGTGGTAGCATTCGAAGCCGATTGTTGGGAGGCTGGGCTGGATGCTGAGCTTTCAAATCAGGGCCAAATGAGACAGTGGTTGGACCAGATTTCCTCAGATGGTCTACCTCGACACACAAT AGTCTTCCCTTCTCATGGAAGGATAACTCCATTGGAGCAGCTTCTTGAGATTACGGCCTACCCGTATCCCAATTTTGACGTTACGAACTGGAGGAATGGGGCGGCAATCTGTAGTTAG
- a CDS encoding hypothetical protein (CAZy:CE4) yields MPKRILCSYGVDVDAVAGWLGSYGGQDSPSDISRGLFAGTHGVRRMLKLFDKYNIKATWFIPGHSLETFPEECAMVRDAGHEIGLHGYSHENPSDMSLEQQRDVLDKTHKMLTEFCGKPPRGSVAPWWETSKEGVDLMLSYGIEYDHSMSHDDCHMYWLRTNDTWTKIDYTQKAETWMKPLIKGQDTGLVEIPANWYLDEYDESRSFDSKLVKSPNSHGWVNPRDVEELWRDHFDYFYRDYADDPDEICVFPITCHPDVSGRPHVLLMHERLIEYINKHEGVEWVTMEQMCDEFKKKNKPPKGAVMPKAQQ; encoded by the exons ATGCCCAAGCGAATCCTTTGCTCGTACGGCGTCGACGTCGATGCGGTTGCCGGATGGTTGGGGTCATACGGAGGACAAGACTCGCCCAGTGATATATCTCGTGGTCTATTCGCCGGAACTCATGGTGTTCGTCGAATGCTCAAACTATTCGACAAGTATAATATCAAGGCCACATGGTTCATCCCCGGTCACAGTCTAGAGACGTTTCCCGAAGAATGCGCCATGGTTCGAGATGCAGGTCACGAGATTGGCCTCCATG GTTACTCTCATGAAAACCCCTCCGACATGTCCCTTGAGCAGCAGCGAGATGTGCTCGATAAGACTCACAAGATGTTGACCGAGTTCTGCGGAAAGCCTCCTCGCGGATCAGTCGCTCCTTGGTGGGAGACTAGTAAAGAGGGCGTGGATTTGATGCTCAGCTATGGCATTGAGTACGACCATTCCATGTCTCACGATGATTGCCATATGTACTGGCTGAGAACAAACGATACCTGGACCAAGATTGATTACACTCAAAAGGCCGAGACATGGATGAAGCCACTGATCAAGGGTCAAGATACAGGTCTTGTAGAGATCCCCGCAAATTGGTATCTAGATGAG TACGATGAATCCCGCTCTTTCGATAGTAAACTTGTT AAAAGCCCAAACAGTCATGGCTGGGTAAACCCGCGCGATGTTGAGGAGTTATGGAGGGACCATTTTGACTACTTTTATCGAGATTATGCCGACGACCCCGACGAGATTTGTGTCTTTCCCATAACCTGCCATCCTGATGTATCTGGTCGCCCACATGTTCTTCTGATGCACGAGAG ATTGATCGAGTACATCAACAAACATGAGGGCGTTGAGTGGGTCACAATGGAGCAGATGTGTGATGaattcaagaagaagaataagCCTCCGAAGGGAGCTGTGATGCCTAAAGCTCAACAGTGA